One Mycolicibacterium rufum genomic window, CCGAGTCGGCGCATCGGGGTGGCCTGTTCCATCGGGGTGCGCAAGGACTCGTTGCTGGCCACGATGTCCAGCGCCGAGGTCAGGATCGAGCCGGGGGCGATGGCGTTGACCCGGATGCGCGGAGCGAGATCCAGCGCCGAGAGGCGGGTGTAGTGCGCCAGCGCGGCTTTGGCGGTGCCGTAGGCGGCGAATCCGCGGCCGGCCAGCCGCCCCATCGTCGAGGTGATGTTGATGACGCTGCCACCCCCGGAGTGCTCGAGCATCAACGGCGCCGCGGCCACGGTGAGTGCGTGGGCGGTCGCGACGTTGAACGCGAAGGCGTCGCGCATGTCCTTGGCCGCCGTGTTCAGCAGGGCGTTGGGCATGGTGCCGCCGACGTTGTTGACGACGATGTCTAGTCTCCCGAATGCCTCCACCGCCTGGCCGGCGAGCGCGGCGGTGTCCTCGGACCGGGCGAGGTCGGCGACGACGACGTGCGCCCGCCGTCCGGTGGCCGCGACCTGCTCCGCGACCTCCTCGAGTTGGGCCTGCGTGCGGGCGGCGATCAGCACGTCAGCGCCTGCTTCGGCGAACGCGAGCGCCATCGCGGCGCCGAGGCCCCGGCCCGCCCCCGTCACCACGGCCACCTGATCGTCGAGGCGGAACCTGTCCAGAATCACGGGCGTCACGCTAGCAAGCGCCCGGCGGTGCCGTGGGCTATTTCTGGAACACGTTCTATTTCTTCGCGGCGGCCTTTTTGGCCGGTGCTTTCTTCGCGGCCGTCTTCTTCGCGGGCGTCTTCTTGGCGGGAGCCTTGCTCGCGGCCTTCTTGGCGGGCGCCTTCGCGGCCGGCTCTTGCCCGCCGCTGCTCTTCTCCTTGCGTGCCTTCACGCTGGCTTCGAGTTTGGCCAGCAGATCGGACACGTCCTCGGAGTCGTCGAGTTCGGTCGGCTGCTCCTCGGTGGTGAACGCTTCACCCCCCTCGAGCTTGGCCTGGATCAGCTCCTGCAGATGTGCCTGGTAGTCGTCGTGATAGCGGTCGGGGTTGAAGTCGTCGGTCATCGAGTCGACGACCTGACTGGCCATCTTCAACTCGGCCGGCTTGACCTCGACCTCCTTGTCCAGGATCGGGAAGTCGGGATCGCGGATCTCGTCGGGCCACAGCAGCGTGTGGATCATCATCACGTCGCGCTTGCTGAAGTCCTTGACCCGCAGTGCCGCCAGCCGGGTCTTGTTGCGCAGCGCGAAGTTCACGATCGCCACGCGGTCGGTCTCCATCAACGTCTTGGCAAGCAGCACATACGATTTCGAGGACTTGCCGTCAGGCTCGAGGAAGTAGCTGCGGTCGTACATCATCGGATCGAGATCGCTCGCCGGGACGAATTCGAGTACCTCGATCTCCCGGCTGCGCTCCTCGGGCAGGGTGGCGATGTCGTCGTCGCTGATGATCACCGTCTGACCGTCGTCGGAATCGTAGGCCCGTGCGATGTCGCGGTATTCGACCTCTTCGCCGTCCACCTCGCAGACGCGCTTGTAGCGGATGCGCCCGTTGTCCTTGGCGTGCACCTGGTGGAACTTGATGTCGTGATCCTGGGTGGCGCTGTAGACCTTGACCGGCACATTGACCAGGCCGAAGGCGATCGAACCCTTCCAAATGGACCGCATCAGCCCAGTATGTCCGATGACTCGGCCGCACGGCGGAGGCTGGCGCGGTCCGGAAGATCGGCGCCCGCGCGGGTCACCGTGACCGCCGCGGTGAGGGTCGCCGCGCGGACCGCGGAGGTGAGCGCGTCGGTGTCGATGGCGCCGAGTCGGGCGCGCCGGTCGGCGCCGAGCAGATCGAGCGACCACAGCGCGTCGATCAACCCGGTCATGAACGCATCGCCCGCGCCCACAGTGTCCACCACCTGCACATTTCCAGCAGGTACCCGCACTGTTCCGGCCCCACACATCGCCACCGCGCCGCGGGCTCCCTCGGTCACCACCACCACGGACGGGCCGGCTCCGAGCCAGGCCGCGGCGATGTCTTCAGGCGTGCGGGTCGGGTCCCACCAGTGCAGGTCCTCGTCGCTGACCTTGACGACGTCGGCCCGCTCGAGCAGCCGGTCGATACGGGTGCGGGCCGCATCCGCGTCGTCGATCAGGGCCGGGCGGATGTTCGGGTCGAAGGTGATCGTCGCCGACGTGCGGTACGCGTCGACCAGGGCCGAGGTGGCCAGGCACCCGGGTTCCAGCACCGTGGCGATCGAGCCGGTGTGCAGCACCACCGGTGTCGCGGCCTCGGCGGTCCCGCTGAGCTGCCAGTCGATGTCGAAGCTGTAGGTCGCCCGCCCGTCGGCATCGAGGACCGCCCGCGCCGTGGGTGTCCGGTCGGCGGTCAGACTGCCTGAAACCAGCTGCACGCCAGCGGCTTCGACGTACTGGCGGATCCGCGTGCCGCGGGCGTCGGCCGCGATGTGGGTCAGGAAGTCGACCGGCCGGCCCAGCCGGCCGAGCCCGACCGCGACGTTGAGCGGACTGCCGCCGACGTACTCACCGGTGACGTTCCCGTCGCGCTCGACGATGTCGATCAACGCCTCGCCGATGACCAGTGCCCGCATCGTGTCGACGCTACCGGCTGGGGAACGGGTAATACCGTGATGTGGTGGATCGTGTGGGCCGGGTCAAGCTGACCAACCCGGACAAGGTGCTGTACCCCGAGACGGGGACCACCAAGGCCGAGATCTTCGACTACTACGTCGAGGTGGCCGAGGCGATGCTGCCGCACATCGCCGGGCGCGCGGTGACACGCAAGCGCTGGCCGAACGGGGTCGCCGAGGGGTCGTTCTTCGAAAAGCAGTTGGCCTCCTCGGCGCCGGAGTGGCTCGACCGCGGCACGATCGCCCACAAGTCGGGCACCACCACCTACCCGCTGATCGACACCGTCGAGGGTCTGGCCTGGATCGCGCAGCAGGCCGCGCTGGAAGTGCATGTGCCGCAGTGGCGCTTCGTGGATCACCAGGTGGGCCCGGCGACCCGTGTCGTGTTCGACCTCGATCCCGGCGAGGGGGTGTCGATGCGCCAGCTCTGCGAGGTCGCGCACGAGGTGAGGGACCTGATCTCCGACATCGGGCTGAGCACCTTCCCGCTGACCAGTGGCAGCAAGGGCCTGCACCTGTACGTGCCGCTCGACGATCCGATCAGCTCGCGGGGTGCGTCGGTGCTCGCCAAACGGGTGGCGCTGCAACTGGAACAGACGATGCCCACGAGGGTCACCGCGACGATGACGAAGAGTCTGCGCGACGGCAAGGTCTTCCTCGACTGGAGTCAGAACAACGGGAACAAGACGACCATCGCCCCGTACTCGCTGCGCGGACGCGATCATCCGACGGTGGCCGCGCCCCGCACGTGGGAGGAGATCGGCGATCCCGACCTGCGGCACCTGACCTTCCACGAGGTCCTCGAACGGCTGGACCGCGACGGCGACCTGCTCGCCGAACTCGACGAGCCGTTACCGGTGCCGGACCGGTTGACCACCTACCGCGGCATGCGCGACAGCGCGAAGACGCCCGAGCCGGTTCCCCCCGAGGCGCCCCGGGTCGGCAACAACGACGCGTTCGTCATCCAGGAGCATCACGCCCGCCGGCTGCACTACGACTTCCGGCTGGAGCGCGACGGGGTGCTGGTCAGTTGGGCGGTTCCGAAGAACCTCCCCGAGTCGCCGTCGGAGAACCGTCTCGCCGTGCACACCGAGGATCACCCGATGGAGTACCTGACATTCGCGGGGGAGATCCCGAAGGGCGAGTACGGCGGTGGCGAGGTCTTCATCTGGGACACCGGTACGTATGAGACCGAGAAGTTCAACGACAACCCACCCGACGGTCCGGACCGCGGTGGCGAGGTGATCGTCACGCTGCACGGCGCCAAGGTGCAGGGCCGGTACGCGCTGATCCAGACCAACGGCAAGAACTGGCTCGCGCACCGGATGAAGGACCAGAGGCAGACGGCGTTCACCGACCTGCTCCCGATGCTGACCACCGAGGGATCCGTCGAGCGACTCCCCAAGGCGCAGTGGGCTTTCGAGGGTAAATGGGACGGCTACCGGGTGCTCGTCGAGGCCGACCACGGAACCCTGGCCGTGCGGTCCCGCCGGGGTCGCGACGTTACCGCGGAGTATCCGCAATTCCAGGCGCTCGCTGCGGATCTCGCCGACCACCACGTCATCCTCGACGGCGAGGCGGTGGCACTCGACGAGTCCGGCGTCCCCAGTTTCCGGGAGATGCAGAATCGCAAGCGGTCGACCCGCGTCGAGTTCTGGGCGTTCGACATCCTCCACCTCGACGGGCGATCCCTGCTGCGCGCCAAGTACTCCGACCGCAGGCGGCTGCTCGAGGCGCTCGCCGACCAGGGCGGGCTCATCGTGCCTGCGCAGATCGACGGTGACGGCCCCGACGCGCTCGCCTACGCCGAGGAGCAGCGCTGGGAGGGGGTGGTCGCGAAGAAGCGGGACTCGACCTATCAGCCCGGGCGCCGGTCCGCGGCGTGGATCAAGGACAAGCTGTGGAACACCCAGGAGGTGGTGATCGGCGGCTGGCGCGAGGGCAACGGCGGGCGCACCAGCGGGCTGGGCGCACTGCTGCTCGGTGTCCCCACCGAGGACGGGCTGCAGTTCGTCGGCCGGGTGGGAACCGGGTTCACCGAGAAGGAGCTGGCCTCGCTGCGCACGACGCTCGCACCGCTGCACACCGACGAATCACCCTTCGCGGCACCACTTCCCCGACAGGATGCGAAAGGGGTCACGTTCGTGCGGCCCGAGCTGGTCGGCGAGGTCCGCTACAGCGAGCGCACGGGTGACGACCGACTGCGCCAGGCGAGTTGGCGGGGTCTGCGGCCGGACAAGGAGCCCGACGAGGTCACCTGGGAGTGATGCGTCACTGGCCGTAGAGGTGCAGCGCACGGGCAGCGGTGGTGGCGATGTCGCCGGCCAGGGCGACGATCGGCGGGCCGCCGGGTTGGTGGATCACGTTCGACAGCACGATCACATAGGTGTCGGACCCCGGATCCACCCACAGGGACGTCCCGGTGAAGCCGCCGTGACCGAAGCTCCCGACCGGGAAGACGGTGCCGCGGGGCCGCGACAGCGCGGTGTCGATGTCCCAGCCGAGGCCCCGGAGATCCTGTCCGGGGATGGCCGGATAGTGCACGGCGACAGCGTCTTCGGCGTTGGCCGCCGCGACCTGGCTCGCATCGTGACCGGGTTGCTGGGGCGTCGTCATCACCGTCGCGGTCTCCGGTGCCAGCGGGAACGCACTCGGCCTTCCGGCCAGCCGGTCGAGCAGGGCCTGCGCGTAGCGCCCGACGTCGTCGGCGGTGGAGAACACGCCGGCGCTGCCGGTCGCACCGCCCATCCGCCGCGCCGTCGGATCGTGGACGGTGCCGCGAAGCAGGAAGCCGTAATCCGGGTTCAGGCCCGGGGTGTCGCCGTCATGGGCGGTGGGCGCGATGCGCGGCAGCAGATCGGTGCTCCACGAGCCCACCGGACAGTCACCGGCCGCCTCTGCATTCGGGTCGGAAGCGATCGCCGCACCGCGAAGACGATGCGGGCCACAGGCTTTCGCAGCGGGCAGATACCGGGTGTCGCGCATGCCCAGCGGCGCGAACACGTGATCCTGGGCATAGGCGTCCACCGACTGACCGCTGAGCTTCTCGACGATCGCGCCGAGGAGGATGAAGTTGATGTCGGAGTAGTGGAACAGCTGCCCCGGCTCGAACACCACCCACGCACCGAGCGCACGGTGGATGCCCTCGGCCTTGTCGGCCCGGTCCAGTCCCCACGGCCCGTCCAGACTCAGGTCACCGGCGATGCCCGACGTGTGGGTCAGCAGCATCCGCAACGTCACCCGGGCCCGCCGGGGGTCGTCCTGCGGATTGAAGTCCGGCAGGTAGACCTGCACCGGGTCGTCGATCCGCAGCCGGCCCTGCTCGGACAGCTGCAGGACGGCCGGCGCGGTGGCGAGGCTCTTGGTCAACGACGCCAGGTCGAACAGGGTGTCCTCGGTCATCGGCTCCGCCGGCGCCGGCGCGCCGTCCAGACCCGGTTCGCCCGCCAGCTTGCGGTCACCGAACGCCCTGCGGAACACGATCTTTCCCGCGTGCCCGATCTGGACCACCGCCCCGGGGAGTCGGTGTGCGGCGATCGCCTCGCTGACGAGGTCGGCGACCGGCGCGAGCTCGGGCGCGAGCTCCACCGGTAGCTGCGGGGCTGCCGGCGGGGCGGTGGTCACGGGTGCCGCGGCAGGGGTCGATGACGGGGTGGCCGCCGGGGGTGGCGCGGCCGGCGCGCAGGACGGCGCAGCGCTGAGGGTGAGCAGCATCGCTCCCACCACAGCGATCCGCGCATGGCGTGACCCCGGCACGTGGTCGACGGTAGCCGCAGCCCGCGGCGACGGCCGGAGGATCTCAGCGATGCGGTGTCGGCGAGATCATCGCGGTTCGAACCGACATCCCCACGTCCCGGTGGCGCAGCGTGGTGATGCGGCGGCCGGGCTGCACGGCCGGCTTGACCGGGGTGGTGTGCTGACCGAGGAACGCGGCGGTGGCGTCGATGTCGGCGACGACGTACGTGATGCCCCACAGCGTCGCAGGGCCGGTCCCCGCGGTGTCCGGCGAGCCGACGATCTCGACGACCACGTCGCCGAAGCGGAAGAAGATCTGCCGGATCGGTCGTCCGCCGATTTCGGCGTCACGGTGCCGTCGCGGCGCCACCCCGAGGGTCGCCAGCGCCCCGACCGTGCGGTCGAGGTCGGGCGACATCAGGACGACGTGATCGATTGCGGTGACGCCGTTGGGATGGGTCGTCGGCGCGGGTGCGTCCTCCTGCGCGTTCGTGGTCGGGATGCCGTCCACGTCGCCTCGCGCGAAGTCGGCCGGCAGACCGCGCAGCGCCCACCCGAGGATGCCCGCGCCCTGCTTGCGGCCGACCAACCGGATGCGCACGCCGCCGATCCGGCACACGCCGTCGTCACCGTCGCCATCCGTATCGACACGAAAGCCGGCGCGCGTCCACGCCTCGGCGGGATCGGCGACCCGCAGCGACGCGATGCCCGGTGTCATGGCGTCGCTCCGATCGGCGGCTGTCGGTGGCCGCGCCTAACTTCGGGGGAATGAGAGACCGCGGTGTGGTCGCCGACGTCGTGCCGACGCCTGAGCTGCTCGATCGGATGCTGGCGCAGAAGCCACGCTGCTGGCCGTGGGCTGCCTACGCGTCGGTGCTGTTCCAGCACTGGGCGGCGCTCGAGGAACGCAAGGTGATCCAGGTCCTCGGTGAGCCCGTCGGGCCGCCGACGGGGTGGCTGGAGTCCGGAGCGGAGGTCGCCGCCTTCGTCGCCCATCAGGTGCGCGCCGTCGACGCGATCGTCATGGAGGCCGGTGCGTTCCTGCGCTCTCCGCTCTTCCTGGCGGTGTTCGGGGCGCCGGACGACGAGAGCACTGCTGACGCGGCGGGCATCGTGCGGGCCGGTCGGCGCCTGAGCGGCTACTACGCGCGGCTGCTCGAGGCCGCCGAGGAGTGCCGACGGCAGGCGGTGGCCGACGACGATGCGCCCCTGCTCGCCGACTGCATCCGGTTCGTCAACCAGCCCCTGCAGGACTTCAACGGCTACCTCAACGACGTCCTGGAACGGTTGGAGCACCAGCAGAAGCGGGCGGTGGCGGGCCGTCGTCCGCTGACGTTGCCGCCGCTGCCGTTGCCGGTCACCACCGACGACGGGGTGATCTGGTCGATCCTGGACCGCCTGCAGGTCGTCGACTGAGCGGGGGTGCACGCGGGTGACCGCATCGGCCACGTCAGGCAAGCGCGCCCAGCGCCTGTTCCATCCCACGCGTGGCCAGCACATCGGCCAACTCGTTGTCCCCGACACCCGAGTGTCCCTTCACCCAGAACCACTCGACCCGATGCCGATCGCAGGCCAGTTGCAGCCGTTGCCACAGATCCACGTTCTTCACCGGCTGCTTGGCCGCGGTCATCCAACCGTTGCGTTGCCAGCCGAGGGCCCACTTGGTGATGCCGTTGCGGACGTACGTGCTGTCGGTGTAGAGGTGCACCGACATCGGCCGGGTGAGCGCCTCGAGCGCCATGATGGGCGCCGTCAGCTCCATGCGGTTGTTGCTCGTCTGGCCCGGTTCGCCGCCGCACATCTCGCGGACGTGCTCGCGGTGCCGCAGCACCGCGCCCCAGCCGCCCGGGCCCGGGTTGGGTCGGCACCCGCCGTCGGTGTGGATCACCACGGGCTCGTCGGTCATGCGCCGAGGATAGGCATCGCTGCGCGCGGGTGGCTCGCCGACTCGCCGTGACGGCTCAACGGTGCGGGGTGCCCGGCGTCTCGGCGCGTGCCCGGACCGCGGGCGCCACCCAGTCCCGCAGATAGGCGCGCAACCCGTCGCCCTGGCGGGCCGGCCCGCCGGGGTCGACGATGAAGGACTGCAGGGTCCGGAGCATGAACTCGACGAGCCCGTCCAGCTTCTCGCCATCGAAACCTGCTGCCGCCCAATCGATGTCGTAGCGCTGGAGAATGGATCGACCGAAGCCGATCGCGACCTCGGAGGTCACCCCCGCGGTGAACGCCGACGCCTTGCCGGGTTCGACGACCAACCGCAGATAGCGATCGTGGGTGAGCTGCTCGAGCGTGTAGGCGATTCCCTCGACGACGGCCTCCGTCGGATCGTCGATCGTGCCGAGCTGCGCGGCGAGCCGATCGAGGAACGCGTCGATCGAGGACAGGGCCGTGGCGCCCAGCAGTGCTTCCTGGGTGGGGAAGTAGCGGTACACCGTCTGTCGGGTGATGCCGAGCGACTGGGCAACCGTCGAGATCGTGACGGATCTGCCGTCGTCGATCGCCGTGCGTGCCGCGTCGAGGATGCGAGCCGCCGCCTCGTCGTCGTCGCGCGGGATGTCCCCCGACCACCCGTGCCTGCGCATGTCGTCGATCGTCGCACGGCGTCCGGTCGGATCTTGACAATACATTCGAGTAGAGATGTATGGTCAGGCCATGACGCACCCACCGCCTGCCTGCGACGACGAAGCCCTGACGCACCGCGCACTCGAGCACGCACGCGCCGGCACGACCGACATGGCCCACCGCGAGCTGCGGGTGCCGCTGCACTACTACCGCGACTCCAAGATCACCGACGTGGAGGAGTCGCAGATCCTGCGCCGCGTTCCGCTGGCCATCGCCCCGTCCGCGCAATTGCCGCGGCCGAACGACTACCTCGTCCGGTCGGTGCTCGGCACCTCGCTGCTGGTCACCCGCGACCGCGCAGGTACCAGCCGAGTGCTGCTGAATTACTGCCGGCACCGGGGTGCGATGCCGGCCTGCGGTGCGGGCAATGCCTCACGCTTCGTCTGCCCCTACCACGCGTGGACCTACAAGAACACCGGTGAGCTGTTCATGGTCCCGGGAAGAGCTGGCTTCGACTCGATGGACCTGAAAGACCACGGACTGGTCGAACTACCGTCGCAGGAGAAGTACGGGTTCATCTGGGCGGTCCTCACCGCCGGCGCGACGATCGACGTCGACGCG contains:
- a CDS encoding Ku protein, which produces MRSIWKGSIAFGLVNVPVKVYSATQDHDIKFHQVHAKDNGRIRYKRVCEVDGEEVEYRDIARAYDSDDGQTVIISDDDIATLPEERSREIEVLEFVPASDLDPMMYDRSYFLEPDGKSSKSYVLLAKTLMETDRVAIVNFALRNKTRLAALRVKDFSKRDVMMIHTLLWPDEIRDPDFPILDKEVEVKPAELKMASQVVDSMTDDFNPDRYHDDYQAHLQELIQAKLEGGEAFTTEEQPTELDDSEDVSDLLAKLEASVKARKEKSSGGQEPAAKAPAKKAASKAPAKKTPAKKTAAKKAPAKKAAAKK
- a CDS encoding TetR/AcrR family transcriptional regulator, which gives rise to MRRHGWSGDIPRDDDEAAARILDAARTAIDDGRSVTISTVAQSLGITRQTVYRYFPTQEALLGATALSSIDAFLDRLAAQLGTIDDPTEAVVEGIAYTLEQLTHDRYLRLVVEPGKASAFTAGVTSEVAIGFGRSILQRYDIDWAAAGFDGEKLDGLVEFMLRTLQSFIVDPGGPARQGDGLRAYLRDWVAPAVRARAETPGTPHR
- a CDS encoding SDR family oxidoreductase, giving the protein MILDRFRLDDQVAVVTGAGRGLGAAMALAFAEAGADVLIAARTQAQLEEVAEQVAATGRRAHVVVADLARSEDTAALAGQAVEAFGRLDIVVNNVGGTMPNALLNTAAKDMRDAFAFNVATAHALTVAAAPLMLEHSGGGSVINITSTMGRLAGRGFAAYGTAKAALAHYTRLSALDLAPRIRVNAIAPGSILTSALDIVASNESLRTPMEQATPMRRLGDPLDIAAAAVYLASPAGAYLTGKTLEVDGGITFPNLDLPIPDL
- a CDS encoding ATP-dependent DNA ligase, giving the protein MVDRVGRVKLTNPDKVLYPETGTTKAEIFDYYVEVAEAMLPHIAGRAVTRKRWPNGVAEGSFFEKQLASSAPEWLDRGTIAHKSGTTTYPLIDTVEGLAWIAQQAALEVHVPQWRFVDHQVGPATRVVFDLDPGEGVSMRQLCEVAHEVRDLISDIGLSTFPLTSGSKGLHLYVPLDDPISSRGASVLAKRVALQLEQTMPTRVTATMTKSLRDGKVFLDWSQNNGNKTTIAPYSLRGRDHPTVAAPRTWEEIGDPDLRHLTFHEVLERLDRDGDLLAELDEPLPVPDRLTTYRGMRDSAKTPEPVPPEAPRVGNNDAFVIQEHHARRLHYDFRLERDGVLVSWAVPKNLPESPSENRLAVHTEDHPMEYLTFAGEIPKGEYGGGEVFIWDTGTYETEKFNDNPPDGPDRGGEVIVTLHGAKVQGRYALIQTNGKNWLAHRMKDQRQTAFTDLLPMLTTEGSVERLPKAQWAFEGKWDGYRVLVEADHGTLAVRSRRGRDVTAEYPQFQALAADLADHHVILDGEAVALDESGVPSFREMQNRKRSTRVEFWAFDILHLDGRSLLRAKYSDRRRLLEALADQGGLIVPAQIDGDGPDALAYAEEQRWEGVVAKKRDSTYQPGRRSAAWIKDKLWNTQEVVIGGWREGNGGRTSGLGALLLGVPTEDGLQFVGRVGTGFTEKELASLRTTLAPLHTDESPFAAPLPRQDAKGVTFVRPELVGEVRYSERTGDDRLRQASWRGLRPDKEPDEVTWE
- a CDS encoding serine hydrolase domain-containing protein; the protein is MLLTLSAAPSCAPAAPPPAATPSSTPAAAPVTTAPPAAPQLPVELAPELAPVADLVSEAIAAHRLPGAVVQIGHAGKIVFRRAFGDRKLAGEPGLDGAPAPAEPMTEDTLFDLASLTKSLATAPAVLQLSEQGRLRIDDPVQVYLPDFNPQDDPRRARVTLRMLLTHTSGIAGDLSLDGPWGLDRADKAEGIHRALGAWVVFEPGQLFHYSDINFILLGAIVEKLSGQSVDAYAQDHVFAPLGMRDTRYLPAAKACGPHRLRGAAIASDPNAEAAGDCPVGSWSTDLLPRIAPTAHDGDTPGLNPDYGFLLRGTVHDPTARRMGGATGSAGVFSTADDVGRYAQALLDRLAGRPSAFPLAPETATVMTTPQQPGHDASQVAAANAEDAVAVHYPAIPGQDLRGLGWDIDTALSRPRGTVFPVGSFGHGGFTGTSLWVDPGSDTYVIVLSNVIHQPGGPPIVALAGDIATTAARALHLYGQ
- a CDS encoding carbohydrate kinase family protein, which gives rise to MRALVIGEALIDIVERDGNVTGEYVGGSPLNVAVGLGRLGRPVDFLTHIAADARGTRIRQYVEAAGVQLVSGSLTADRTPTARAVLDADGRATYSFDIDWQLSGTAEAATPVVLHTGSIATVLEPGCLATSALVDAYRTSATITFDPNIRPALIDDADAARTRIDRLLERADVVKVSDEDLHWWDPTRTPEDIAAAWLGAGPSVVVVTEGARGAVAMCGAGTVRVPAGNVQVVDTVGAGDAFMTGLIDALWSLDLLGADRRARLGAIDTDALTSAVRAATLTAAVTVTRAGADLPDRASLRRAAESSDILG
- a CDS encoding VOC family protein, which codes for MTPGIASLRVADPAEAWTRAGFRVDTDGDGDDGVCRIGGVRIRLVGRKQGAGILGWALRGLPADFARGDVDGIPTTNAQEDAPAPTTHPNGVTAIDHVVLMSPDLDRTVGALATLGVAPRRHRDAEIGGRPIRQIFFRFGDVVVEIVGSPDTAGTGPATLWGITYVVADIDATAAFLGQHTTPVKPAVQPGRRITTLRHRDVGMSVRTAMISPTPHR
- the rnhA gene encoding ribonuclease HI, which produces MTDEPVVIHTDGGCRPNPGPGGWGAVLRHREHVREMCGGEPGQTSNNRMELTAPIMALEALTRPMSVHLYTDSTYVRNGITKWALGWQRNGWMTAAKQPVKNVDLWQRLQLACDRHRVEWFWVKGHSGVGDNELADVLATRGMEQALGALA